From Magnolia sinica isolate HGM2019 chromosome 13, MsV1, whole genome shotgun sequence, one genomic window encodes:
- the LOC131224258 gene encoding 3-methyl-2-oxobutanoate hydroxymethyltransferase 1, mitochondrial-like yields the protein MAADESLQADSRAHVVVCRWPSPCQAVDTAVRVLKEGGMDAIKLEGGAPSRITAARGIVEAGIAVMGHVGLTPQAISVLGGFRPQGRNVASAIKVVETAVALQEAGCFAVVLECVPAPVAAAATSVLQIPTIGIGAGPFCSGQVLVYHDLLGMLQHPHHAKVTPKFCKQYGHVGDVINKALLEYKEEVESRSFPSAAHTPYGISAADVDGFLNELQKMGLSKAALAAAEAAEKVQSARKPE from the exons gcTGTTGATACTGCGGTGAGGGTGCTGAAGGAAGGGGGCATGGATGCAATCAAGCTAGAAGGAGGGGCGCCTTCTAGAATTACAGCGGCGAGGGGGATTGTAGAAGCTGGAATTGCAGTCATGGGGCATGTGGGACTCACGCCGCAGGCGATTAGCGTCCTTGGTGGGTTCCGGCCTCAGGGACGAAATGTCGCCAGTGCCATCAAG GTTGTGGAGACGGCGGTCGCTCTACAGGAGGCTGGATGTTTCGCAGTTGTGCTAGAATGCGTGCCTGCACCTGTAGCTGCTGCTGCAACCTCTGTCCTTCAGATCCCCACCATAGGCATTGGAGCTGGCCCTTTCTGCAGCGGCCAG GTGCTGGTTTACCATGATCTGTTGGGCATGTTGCAACATCCTCATCATGCAAAG GTCACCCCAAAATTCTGTAAGCAGTATGGCCATGTGGGTGATGTGATTAATAAGGCTCTTTTAGAGTACAAAGAAGAGGTGGAGAGCAGGTCGTTTCCTAGTGCTGCTCACACACCATACGGAATCAGTGCAGCTGATGTTGATGGATTCCTGAATGAGCTACAGAAGATGGGGCTGAGTAAAGCAGCTTTGGCAGCAGCAGAAGCGGCCGAGAAGGTTCAGTCAGCTAGGAAGCCAGAGTAG